A region from the Pelobates fuscus isolate aPelFus1 chromosome 3, aPelFus1.pri, whole genome shotgun sequence genome encodes:
- the LOC134601908 gene encoding extracellular calcium-sensing receptor-like yields MFLLIPVFYSEDQQCRLPVTELGGMLQPGDIMVGVILPLHLDNLYQTIFFNETPPSFPCFSFHYESYQYLQTVIFAIEEINRNPNILTNISLGYQAYDSCSMLKQSMQGTFQVLTGHSMAIPNYRCTGDVPLSAVIGQSASTHSIMLAHILGLYRYPQISHFSTSPLLSNRNKFPSFFRTVPSDIFQSRGIVQLVLHFGWTWVGILGVDNDYGQQGIQTVTQEIVKAGGCVAFTENILNNQLDRDAPRIVKVIRDSTAKVVIVFCSGANLVPIFDEMLLKKVSKKIFVASEAWSTYTLINMEKYSGLLVGTIGLAIPHGIIPGLKDFLNNVHPSMTLGRSWAKLLWEKSFGCKYLDIKNVTISTSMQTKQCTGEEKLESIQNNYNDVSSLRITYNIYTAAHVLARALEDLKKCNKREGAFILERCADIWNFKSWQLLHYMKKVTVKLSSGRELYFDRNGDPPAVYDIINWQLGPNGSIRHVNVGSYDTSAFLGQVFTINTSAIVWGTKDQQVPVSVCSQSCLPGFRKAPKRGQTACCYECVACPQGEISNQTDSIACSKCPWDQWPNPQKSQCLPKPLEYLAYEDPMGTAIMTGSITSSLVPACILRLFIKHKSTPIVKANNYSLSCILLVSLSLCFLCAMAFVGYPQPMMCLLRQIMFGMVFTLCISCILSKTIMVVCAFMATKPGSNLRKWTMPRVSYFIICICCLLQFFLCITWLSLVPPFPELNTESQPRIITAECNEGSPIAFWCMLGYLGLLATISFIVAFLARRLPDSFNEAKFITFSMLAFLTVWVSFIPASLSARGKYTVAMEIFAILSSSWSLVICMFVPKCFILVFRPDRNSKVHLMRKETDQFNRTK; encoded by the exons ATGTTCCTTCTAATTCCTGTATTTTACTCTGAAGACCAGCAATGCAGACTGCCCGTCACAGAGCTCGGAGGGATGTTACAGCCTGGAGATATAATGGTCGGGGTGATATTACCTCTGCATCTTGATAACTTGTATCAAACGATATTCTTTAATGAGACACCACCCAGTTTCCCATGTTTCAG CTTCCACTATGAGAGCTATCAGTATCTTCAAACAGTGATATTCGCTATAGAGGAAATCAACAGGAATCCTAATATTCTCACCAATATCTCCCTTGGATATCAAGCATATGATTCGTGCAGTATGTTGAAGCAGAGCATGCAGGGAACCTTTCAAGTACTGACAGGACACAGTATGGCCATTCCTAATTATCGATGCACTGGGGACGTCCCTTTAAGTGCTGTCATTGGCCAGTCTGCATCAACACACTCGATTATGCTGGCACATATCTTGGGACTCTACAGATACCCACAG ATCAGTCACTTTTCGACTAGTCCTCTTTTAAGCAACCGCAATAAGTTCCCCTCTTTCTTCAGGACTGTCCCCAGTGATATCTTCCAGTCTAGAGGTATTGTCCAGCTGGTATTGCATTTTGGATGGACATGGGTGGGGATATTAGGTGTAGACAATGACTATGGCCAACAGGGAATTCAGACAGTCACTCAAGAAATAGTCAAGGCTGGTGGGTGTGTGGCTTTCACTGAGAATATTCTTAATAATCAACTTGACCGTGATGCTCCTCGAATTGTCAAGGTGATAAGGGACTCAACCGCAAAGGTTGTGATTGTCTTTTGCAGTGGTGCCAATTTGGTTCCTATTTTTGACGAGATGTTGTTAAAAAAAGTATCGAAAAAAATATTTGTTGCCAGTGAAGCATGGTCCACATACACTCTGATCAACATGGAGAAATATTCTGGGCTACTTGTTGGCACTATTGGCTTGGCTATTCCACATGGAATAATACCAGGGCTTAAAGATTTCCTCAACAACGTCCACCCATCTATGACATTAGGAAGGAGCTGGGCAAAGCTTCTATGGGAAAAATCTTTTGGATGCAAATATTTAGACATTAAAAATGTCACCATATCTACAAGTATGCAAACAAAGCAGTGTACTGGAGAAGAAAAACTAGAAAGCAttcagaacaactacaatgaTGTTTCAAGTTTAAGAATCACCTACAATATTTACACTGCGGCTCATGTTTTGGCCAGGGCACTGGAAGATCTTAAAAAATGCAATAAGAGAGAAGGTGCATTTATTCTTGAGAGATGTGCAGACATTTGGAACTTCAAGTCATGGCAG CTCTTGCATTACATGAAGAAAGTGACGGTCAAACTGAGCAGCGGGAGGGAGCTTTACTTTGATAGAAACGGGGACCCACCAGCTGTTTATGATATTATAAACTGGCAACTTGGCCCAAATGGTAGCATAAGGCATGTCAATGTGGGCAGTTATGACACGTCAGCATTTCTTGGACAAGTCTTTACCATAAACACAAGTGCCATAGTGTGGGGAACTAAAGACCAACAG GTTCCTGTCTCAGTCTGCAGTCAGAGCTGTCTCCCTGGTTTTCGTAAAGCACCTAAAAGAGGACAAACAGCCTGCTGTTATGAGTGTGTTGCCtgtccacaaggtgagatctccAATCAGACAG ATTCTATTGCCTGCAGCAAGTGTCCATGGGATCAGTGGCCAAATCCTCAGAAATCACAATGCCTTCCAAAACCCTTAGAGTATCTCGCTTATGAAGACCCAATGGGAACTGCTATAATGACTGGGAGCATCACTTCCTCATTGGTTCCTGCTTGTATTTTAAGACTATTTATCAAGCACAAATCCACCCCCATTGTAAAAGCCAACAATTACTCATTAAGCTGCATTCTTCTAGTATCCCTTTCACTTTGTTTCCTATGTGCTATGGCTTTTGTTGGTTACCCTCAACCAATGATGTGTCTTCTACGCCAGATTATGTTTGGCATGGTTTTCACACTATGTATTTCTTGTattttgtccaaaactatcatggtGGTTTGTGCCTTCATGGCCACCAAACCAGGAAGCAATCTGAGAAAATGGACCATGCCTCGGGTATCCTATTTTATAATTTGCATTTGTTGTCTTTTACAATTCTTCTTGTGTATCACTTGGTTATCTCTTGTTCCTCCATTCCCTGAACTAAACACAGAATCCCAACCGAGAATTATCACTGCTGAGTGTAATGAAGGATCGCCCATTGCTTTCTGGTGCATGTTGGGGTATCTTGGCCTCCTGGCCACTATCAGTTTCATTGTGGCCTTCTTGGCCAGGAGACTTCCTGACAGCTTCAATGAAGCCAAGTTCATCACCTTCAGTATGCTGGCCTTCCTCACTGTCTGGGTGTCCTTTATTCCAGCTTCACTCAGTGCCCGAGGAAAATACACAGTGGCAATGGAGATATTTGCAATCCTATCTTCTAGTTGGTCCCTTGTAATCTGTATGTTTGTCCCTAAATGCTTCATTCTAGTGTTCCGTCCTGATAGGAACTCCAAAGTACATCTAATGAGAAAAGAGACAGATCAATTCAATAGAACTAAATAA